One Chryseobacterium wanjuense genomic region harbors:
- a CDS encoding SusC/RagA family TonB-linked outer membrane protein: protein MKNVFGCIAALFFMDFSVLYAQQQRVSEHTVNFEIGKTSAKDAVQRFFKKSGIPYVYTEESLGKYTIEGVKCRDEAAVSCLKRILEGLPFEIFVNEDKVIIIRSKDNKKTADHSQTVYSIEKDTLKKALSLSAEKEQKIEEVILNGGYYTVKDRERTGSIVKVKAQAIENQPVTNVLSAIQGRMAGVNITQGSGVPGGGYDIQIRGRNSLRSITNSDIDGNQPLYVVDGVPIGGKMISPYSGVILPGANINPLNSINPSDIESIEILKDADATAIYGSRGANGVVLITTKKGKSGRLGLDVNTSYALSHALSNLELMNTAQYLGMRKQAFANDGISTYPAAAYDINGAWNQNRYTDWPKKLMGNTATLSNTQLSLHGGSSTTTFLLSLGHNEQSTVFMKDFKYVSNTLSNSITHHSEDKRFQLNISNLFSLQKNNVPRTDMTRQAYFLSPNAPELYHADGGLNWENNTFANPAALFNSTYSNENKQLLININMGYEILPQLRIKLNGGLNYQDYEETALQPNTMYNPTFALGQSSATSRASKSNQDRFSYILEPQVNWTFKKNSHELDALVGGTFQSEINEQGTMTGIGFESNAFIGNIGAAQTKIISDQLRTEYRYAAVFGRVNYQYRNKYILNITGRRDGSSRFGPNNKFANFGAVGAAWLFSKENFLSGTKWLSFGKLRGSYGTAGSDNIGDYQYLDTYTVSSSSLYNGITGLTPSRLYNPDYSWEKTRKLEIALELGFLKNKVNLTAAWYRNRSSSQLVGYQLPAMTGFTSVLANLDAVVQNTGLEFEASARPLSGKGLQWETSMNISFPRNKLISFPGLEGSTYANQYLIGRPTSIIKVYHLEGINQTGQYQFTDFNGDGKISSPDDNKVIENIGVKYFGGWNNTLRYKNWDFSFLIQFVTQRNRNYNNIMPVPGSMNNQPVQVLDVWSPENPNGFYMPYRSGSSASQILFQNSDAAISDASFIRLKNLQLGYRIPLRDSVLKEVKIYFQGQNLYTWTKYFGIDPEFLFMGFLPPLRTFSFGAQFNL, encoded by the coding sequence ATGAAAAATGTTTTTGGCTGCATCGCGGCATTATTTTTTATGGACTTCTCAGTCCTATATGCGCAGCAGCAAAGAGTTTCCGAACATACGGTAAACTTTGAAATTGGGAAAACTTCTGCCAAAGACGCTGTGCAAAGGTTTTTCAAAAAGAGCGGTATACCTTATGTGTATACGGAAGAATCCCTTGGAAAATATACGATCGAAGGAGTAAAATGTAGGGATGAAGCAGCGGTGAGCTGCCTGAAACGAATACTGGAAGGACTGCCCTTTGAAATTTTCGTCAATGAGGATAAGGTCATTATTATCAGGTCGAAGGACAATAAGAAAACAGCAGATCATTCTCAAACTGTTTACAGCATTGAAAAAGACACGCTAAAAAAAGCTTTGAGCTTATCTGCTGAAAAAGAACAGAAAATTGAGGAAGTTATTCTCAATGGCGGATATTATACGGTCAAAGACAGGGAGCGCACAGGGAGTATTGTAAAAGTAAAGGCTCAGGCTATTGAAAACCAGCCGGTAACCAATGTCCTTTCTGCTATCCAGGGCCGCATGGCAGGCGTAAATATTACCCAGGGTTCGGGTGTTCCGGGAGGAGGCTATGACATCCAGATCAGGGGAAGAAACAGCTTGCGTAGCATTACCAACAGTGATATAGACGGCAACCAGCCGTTGTATGTTGTGGACGGCGTACCGATTGGCGGGAAAATGATCTCCCCTTACTCAGGTGTTATTCTGCCGGGAGCGAATATTAATCCCCTGAACAGTATTAATCCCAGTGATATTGAAAGCATAGAAATCCTGAAGGATGCTGATGCCACGGCCATTTATGGATCAAGGGGAGCGAATGGAGTAGTATTGATCACGACGAAGAAAGGGAAGTCGGGAAGGCTGGGACTGGATGTGAATACTTCATATGCGCTTAGTCACGCCTTATCCAACTTGGAACTTATGAATACCGCGCAGTACCTCGGTATGCGAAAACAGGCATTTGCCAATGATGGAATTTCTACTTATCCTGCCGCTGCGTATGATATTAACGGCGCATGGAACCAGAACAGGTATACCGACTGGCCCAAAAAACTCATGGGAAATACTGCCACTTTATCTAATACCCAGCTTTCATTACATGGAGGTAGCAGTACTACTACCTTTTTACTCAGTCTGGGACATAACGAGCAATCGACAGTGTTTATGAAGGATTTTAAGTACGTCAGTAATACCTTATCCAATAGTATAACCCATCATTCAGAAGATAAACGTTTCCAACTTAACATATCCAATCTTTTCTCATTGCAGAAAAATAATGTACCCCGAACGGATATGACGAGACAGGCGTATTTCCTTTCTCCCAATGCACCGGAATTATACCATGCTGACGGCGGTCTTAACTGGGAGAACAATACATTTGCCAATCCTGCGGCACTGTTTAACAGTACGTACTCCAATGAGAATAAACAACTACTCATCAACATTAATATGGGCTATGAAATTTTACCCCAACTACGTATTAAGCTGAATGGAGGACTTAATTATCAGGATTACGAAGAGACTGCGCTTCAACCTAATACCATGTATAATCCCACTTTTGCCCTGGGTCAGTCGAGTGCCACTTCTAGAGCCTCAAAAAGCAATCAGGATCGATTTTCCTATATCCTCGAACCACAGGTGAACTGGACTTTTAAAAAAAACAGTCATGAATTGGATGCCTTAGTTGGCGGAACTTTCCAAAGTGAGATTAATGAGCAAGGCACGATGACGGGAATAGGATTTGAAAGCAATGCATTTATTGGGAATATCGGTGCTGCGCAGACCAAGATCATCTCCGATCAATTGAGAACAGAATACCGTTACGCGGCGGTCTTTGGAAGAGTAAATTATCAATATAGAAATAAATACATTCTCAATATTACCGGAAGAAGGGATGGCAGCAGCCGCTTCGGTCCCAACAATAAATTTGCCAACTTTGGAGCTGTTGGTGCAGCATGGTTATTTTCCAAAGAAAATTTTCTTTCCGGAACCAAATGGCTCAGTTTCGGTAAGCTTCGTGGAAGTTATGGAACAGCGGGAAGTGATAATATTGGTGATTATCAGTATTTAGATACCTATACGGTTTCTTCCTCTTCTCTATATAACGGAATTACGGGACTTACCCCGTCACGCCTTTACAACCCTGATTACAGCTGGGAGAAGACCCGCAAGCTTGAAATTGCTTTGGAACTTGGATTCTTAAAAAATAAGGTGAATCTCACGGCGGCGTGGTACAGGAACCGTTCTTCCAGCCAGCTGGTGGGTTATCAATTACCAGCAATGACAGGATTTACCAGTGTGCTTGCCAATTTAGATGCTGTCGTACAGAATACGGGCTTGGAGTTTGAGGCTAGTGCCCGTCCTCTTTCCGGTAAAGGTCTTCAATGGGAAACAAGCATGAACATCAGTTTTCCGAGGAATAAACTGATTTCTTTTCCCGGACTCGAAGGTTCAACTTATGCCAATCAATATCTTATTGGACGACCGACTTCGATTATCAAAGTCTATCATTTGGAAGGAATCAACCAAACAGGCCAATACCAGTTTACGGACTTTAATGGAGATGGGAAGATCTCATCTCCCGATGACAATAAGGTCATTGAAAATATAGGCGTGAAATACTTTGGCGGTTGGAACAATACTTTAAGGTATAAAAATTGGGACTTTTCGTTTCTCATACAGTTTGTTACACAGCGAAACAGAAACTATAATAACATCATGCCTGTACCCGGAAGTATGAATAACCAGCCGGTACAGGTACTTGATGTTTGGTCACCTGAAAATCCAAATGGTTTTTATATGCCATACCGTTCGGGAAGCAGTGCCTCGCAAATATTGTTTCAAAATAGTGATGCTGCTATTTCTGATGCTTCATTTATCCGTTTAAAAAATCTACAGCTGGGATACCGAATTCCTTTACGAGACAGTGTATTAAAAGAAGTAAAAATTTATTTTCAAGGACAGAATCTTTACACTTGGACGAAATACTTTGGTATTGACCCTGAATTTCTGTTTATGGGCTTTCTGCCCCCGTTAAGAACCTTTTCCTTTGGAGCTCAGTTTAACCTTTAA
- a CDS encoding FecR family protein, translated as MAQFSPLDMKLADGTVIRLFEGGKLTVEKSFPGETRDVYLEGNAVFRVAKSKEHPFIVHGTDYATTVLGTVFKVTQQKGAFKVDLYEGKVSVTKNGDKEEIYILSPNETFTNYGTQKIAAIVPLKQAPLPSAQNEIKAPEIISLQFKECRFADAVKVIEEVYHIKVLFPKEYSDKLVTTRLTDMSPDIVMQSLALSMRLELQQHGTTYQLEK; from the coding sequence ATGGCTCAATTTAGTCCGCTGGATATGAAACTCGCAGATGGTACTGTGATCCGTCTGTTTGAAGGCGGAAAGCTTACTGTAGAGAAATCTTTTCCCGGCGAAACCAGGGATGTATACCTGGAAGGAAATGCCGTTTTCAGAGTTGCCAAATCGAAAGAACATCCTTTCATTGTTCATGGTACCGATTATGCTACTACAGTACTGGGAACAGTATTTAAGGTAACTCAACAAAAAGGTGCATTTAAAGTTGATTTGTATGAAGGAAAAGTGTCGGTTACAAAAAATGGCGATAAAGAGGAAATCTATATCCTTAGCCCTAATGAAACGTTTACGAATTACGGAACACAGAAGATAGCAGCGATAGTTCCCTTAAAGCAAGCTCCATTACCTTCTGCTCAAAACGAAATAAAGGCTCCTGAAATTATTTCATTACAGTTTAAAGAATGCCGGTTTGCAGACGCCGTAAAGGTTATCGAAGAGGTATACCATATCAAGGTTCTATTCCCTAAAGAATACAGCGATAAGCTTGTTACTACCAGACTCACAGACATGTCTCCTGATATTGTTATGCAAAGTCTTGCTTTGTCTATGCGATTAGAATTACAACAACATGGAACAACATATCAACTGGAAAAGTAA